ggaaggtGCCTCGCTTTTCCAACGCCCTCTCCCTAGTCCCCCCCTACCCCCTTCCCCCGTGCGGCGCTCCCACGCTGAGTCGCTGACCAGTGCCTCGGCCTCCCCTGACGTCTCGCGCCATCTCGTCTCCGCTCGCATCCTCCTCACTCGTCGCGTGCGCCGCTAGCCCAGCGGCCCACTCGAGTCGGATCGAGCGCCGGGGGACGGCatggccggcgacgacggcagCAGCGCGGGAGCGGGCGGGAGAAGAGGCGGCACGGAAGATGAGGTCCAGATACAGATCGCAGGTCAGTCCCCCCGCTCGTCCATCTCACTCTctgtctccctccctccctctctctctctgctcgaACGTGGGCTTTGTTTGGTTATCGTCATCCAAAGTGAAGACCGACGAGAAGAGCTCAGGGATTAGATTCGCGTCCCGGTGTGCGCGTACCTCAGATTGATATCATCTTCGTTTTGTTGGGTTTTCTGGGGGATACGACCGGGTTGGATGAATTGCGCACGAGGTGTTCGATGGAATTTGCCTGCCGGTGTACGTCGGCCTGTTGGCTCAGTGGATTTAAGTTGGCAGTTCACAGTTGGGGTTTGGATCATCTTTCCTTTTCTGCGCGCGCGCCCACGATCGCCTTGCCGTTGCTGCATGTTCTTGCGATGCGCGCACGTCTGTTTTCAGTCACTGTTCCCAGTACACAGTGAACCGTTGTCAGTTACTGTTTCCAGTACACAGTGAACCTTAAATTGGCTGTCTCCAGGAACTGGTTCAGTCTGTTAATTAGAACACCAGATATTTGCAGCATTCCACCAATAGGTGTCGCAAACCTTTGCTTTAATTACTATAATCAGCCCTGTTTTATTCTTCTTTGGGAGTGATATTAGTTTTTCAAATAGCCCTTTCATGGTTTTTGGTAATAGTGTAATCTGTAACAAAGAAGTCATATAAATATCATGGACAAACACCCTGCAGTAAATTTGGAGCACTATTGGGATGAAGTCCCATTCATGAGGATAAGCAGAGTTTCACTTGTTTAGTTTGATTAGGCATACTTCGTTTGAAAGGAAAAATAAGCTACTGTTTCATTGGGTTATGTCCAGTTTGTGTGAGTGCATAGGCTTAGCATTTGCAGTGTGAGTGCCAAACCTGTTGACAATTCCTTCCATCTGTTATTTGCAGGATCATCCAAACCTAAAACTTCTTCTACTAACGAAACAGCTACCCAAAGCTCTCCTACCAAGCATTGGCATTGGTGGTTGATGATTGTTCTAAACATTTTCTTCCTCATTGCTGGTCAGACAGCATCAACACTCCTTGGGAGGTTCTACTACAACCAGGGTGGAAATAGCAAGTGGATGTCAACATTTGTCCAAACTGCTGGCTTTCCTGTGCTATTCATCGCCCTATATCTGTTTCATTCAAAATCTACGCAAACAGCCACCACTAGCCCTGAGACTTCTGGCACCAAAATTACTCTGATATATATTGCCTTGGGGCTCATCATTGCTGCAGACGACTTGATGTATTCCTATGGCCTATTATACCTTCCAGTATCAACGTATTCGCTCATATGTGCTAGTCAGCTGGCCTTCAATGCTGTCTTCTCATATTTCCTCAATGCTCAAAAGTTCACTGCACTGATTTTCAACTCTGTAGTCCTCCTTACCTTTTCTGCTGCACTCCTTGGAGTTGATGAAGATTCTCAGGGCACTAATGGTTTATCGCATGGGAAGTACATATTGGGTTTCGTGTTGACGCTAGGAGCATCAGCCGCA
This window of the Panicum virgatum strain AP13 chromosome 1K, P.virgatum_v5, whole genome shotgun sequence genome carries:
- the LOC120713017 gene encoding probable purine permease 11, with the translated sequence MAGDDGSSAGAGGRRGGTEDEVQIQIAGSSKPKTSSTNETATQSSPTKHWHWWLMIVLNIFFLIAGQTASTLLGRFYYNQGGNSKWMSTFVQTAGFPVLFIALYLFHSKSTQTATTSPETSGTKITLIYIALGLIIAADDLMYSYGLLYLPVSTYSLICASQLAFNAVFSYFLNAQKFTALIFNSVVLLTFSAALLGVDEDSQGTNGLSHGKYILGFVLTLGASAAYSLILSLMQVTFEKVIKRETFSVVLNMQIYTALVATIASLIGLFASGEWKILEGEMHAFGSGKLSYVMTLLWTAISWQIASVGVAGLIFVVSSLFSNVISTLALPIIPVFAVIFFHDKMDGVKIIAMLMAIWGFISYGYQLYVNDKKARKTSVSVEESS